A genomic window from Silene latifolia isolate original U9 population chromosome 11, ASM4854445v1, whole genome shotgun sequence includes:
- the LOC141614289 gene encoding protein FAR1-RELATED SEQUENCE 5-like — translation MSEADVCLALETVLEDHMGVVDNDDSVVSVVTDDKFVTMMINKGTDLSGSLLGIKAAKWEHIYALYIKHSQHIGFSVKKSTSRRANKKDRPFIERYFRCSCEGNHGNKSKGGLNGDVKVFNGNLRNVSITHCECKACVKTQVNAEGVWEVLQHEIEHNHSLTPPPEWQHHHRSERKISEAEGELIKAMTEAHVPPSVQFRVDATAAGGDEFVGHTKRDYINYVNRLRMKKIEGGDAATLINLLTSRQAEEPGFFFRVQFNEEGRLSNIFWRDPMMIEDYLLYRDVIIFDTTYRTNRYNLICRAFVGINNHWSNVMLGCAFLSNENQESFEWLFKVFNESMGDEIRPVSIFTDQDQAIANAIKKV, via the exons ATGTCAGAGGCAGATGTTTGCTTggctttagagacggttttagaAGATCATATGGGTGTTGTTGATAACGATGATAGTGTAGTGTCTGTCGTTACTGACGACAAATTTGTGACGATGATGATAAATAAAG GTACTGACCTATCTGGTTCTCTTCTTGGAATCAAAGCAGCGAAATGGGAGCATATTTACGCTCTCTATATCAAACATTCGCAACACATTGGATTTAGCGTCAAGAAATCTACATCTCGTAGGGCTAACAAGAAAGATAGACCGTTCATTGAGCGATACTTTAGATGCTCTTGCGAAGGAAATCACGGGAACAAGAGTAAAGGCGGTTTAAATGGTGACGTTAAAGTTTTCAACGGCAATTTGAGGAATGTTTCAATTACTCATTGCGAGTGCAAAGCCTGCGTCAAGACGCAAGTAAATGCGGAAGGTGTATGGGAGGTGCTTCAGCATGAGATTGAACATAATCACTCGTTAACCCCCCCCCCCGAGTGGCAGCATCACCATAGGTCTGAGCGTAAAATTTCAGAAGCGGAGGGCGAGTTAATAAAGGCAATGACCGAAGCGCATGTGCCCCCTTCTGTGCAATTCAGAGTTGATGCGACAGCTGCTGGCGGTGATGAGTTCGTTGGGCACACAAAACGAGATTATATTAATTACGTAAACAGACTGCGGATGAAAAAAATTGAAGGAGGGGATGCAGCAACATTGATCAACCTTCTGACTAGTAGGCAAGCGGAGGAGCCGGGTTTCTTCTTCCGTGTTCAATTTAATGAAGAAGGAAGATTAAGTAACATATTTTGGCGGGATCCGATGATGATAGAGGACTATTTGTTGTACCGAGACGTAATCATATTTGATACTACCTatcgtacgaatagatacaatcTTATTTGTAGAGCCTTTGTTGGTATCAACAATCATTGGTCGAACGTTATGCTTGGGTGTGCTTTCCTGTCGAACGAGAATCAAGAATCATTTGAGTGGTTATTCAAAGTCTTCAATGAATCTATGGGAGATGAAATCCGACCAGTCTCTATCTTCACTGACCAAGACCAAGCAATAGCAAATGCCATCAAAAAGGTTTGA